Proteins co-encoded in one Astatotilapia calliptera chromosome 18, fAstCal1.2, whole genome shotgun sequence genomic window:
- the LOC113010960 gene encoding RING finger protein 212B isoform X2, translating to MVWFHCNQCFKRRGSTFAASSCGHIFCEACVKSNPCTVCGASCSYLAINEIVIFQQMQMERVMAQFKHKSAELERRLKEVTEQSYRQLSDLQRENADLKKQLLEVKKETMEFKKPLSQWRLSPGQFQTEGTQRMSLPVAVTSPVTPRSRTMSHIGSAESQRWNMHRGPSLSLNSPGSAASVSSHSSLHEYRTPTSLSTPTRTQTPGLLQFISGLSVQSPRH from the exons atggtCTGGTTCCACTGTAACCAGTGCTTCAAAAGAAGAGGATCCACGTTTGCCGCGTCCAGCTGTGGCCACATTTTCTGTGAAGCATGCGTTAAATCAA ATCCGTGCACTGTATGTGGGGCCAGCTGCAGCTATCTGGCTATCAATGAG ATTGTCATCTTTCAGCAGATGCAGATGGAGAGAGTCATGGCACAATTCAAGCACAAGTCTGCTGAATTGGAAAGACGCCTTAAAGAAGTCACCGAGCAGAGTTACAG GCAACTCTCAGACCTGCAAAGAGAGAATGCTGACTTAAAAAAGCAGCTTTTAGAGGTGAAGAAAGAAACTATGGAATTTAAAAAGCCACTTTCACAATGGAGG CTCTCTCCAGGACAATTTCAAACTGAAGG aactcagaggatgtccctcCCTGTGGCTGTCACCTCCCCAG ttaCGCCTCGTTCAAGAACCATGAG TCATATAGGCTCAGCAGAGTCCCAGAGGTGGAACATGCACAGAGGTCCTAGTCTCTCCCTCAAT AGTCCTGGATCAGCTGCTTCAGTTTCCAGCCATAGTTCTCTTCATGAATACA gaaCACCTACATCATTAAGCACACCTACCAG AACCCAGACTCCTGGTCTTTTACAGTTCATAAGTGGATTATCAGTTCAGTCACCTAGGCACTGA
- the dhrs1 gene encoding dehydrogenase/reductase SDR family member 1: MSLSGWVCVVTGASRGIGRGIALQLSEAGATVYITGRQEKTLKQTAAQVTERGGNCVPVICDSSKETDIQGLFEQIRQEHNGRLDILVNNAYSGVQDIFENMGKKFWETEPSIWDSINNAGLRGHYFFSVYAARLMVAQGRGLIVTISSFGGMRYLFNVPYGVGKAACDRLASDMAIELRRRGVASVSLWPGAVKTELVSQLILAKESPSKFKNVFADGETTELSGKCIVNMAKDKNLMSLTGKILMTSDLARRYGIKDVDGRSVADYTSIKYLLSQVPYLSWLSVAVPSFVRVPRFVMTLAFSRF; encoded by the exons ATGTCCCTGTCTGGCTGGGTATGCGTAGTAACTGGTGCCTCCCGGGGCATTGGCAGAGGAATAGCTCTACAGCTGTCTGAAGCAGGAGCCACAGTCTACATCACAGGACGCCAGGAGAAGACTCTGAAGCAAACTGCTGCACAG GTGACGGAAAGGGGTGGGAACTGTGTACCAGTTATCTGCGATTCCTCAAAGGAGACCGACATTCAAGGACTGTTTGAGCAAATTAGACAGGAACATAACGGCAGACTGGATATACTGGTTAATAATGCCTATTCTGGAGTACAG GATATCTTTGAGAACATGGGTAAGAAGTTCTGGGAAACTGAGCCTTCTATTTGGGATTCCATCAACAACGCAGGCCTCAG GGGGCACtattttttctcagtttacGCAGCCCGGTTGATGGTGGCTCAAGGTCGGGGTTTGATAGTGACCATTTCTTCTTTTGGAGGGATGCGGTACCTCTTCAATGTGCCATATGGTGTTGGTAAAGCTGCT TGCGACAGACTGGCATCAGACATGGCTATCGAGCTACGCCGCAGAGGTGTAGCTTCTGTCAGCCTGTGGCCAGGAGCGGTAAAAACAGAACTGGTGTCTCAGTTGATACTGGCGAAAGAGTCACCGTCTAAG TTTAAAAACGTTTTTGCTGATGGAGAAACCACAGAACTGAGCGGGAAGTGCATTGTTAACATGGCAAAAG ATAAAAATCTGATGTCACTGACTGGGAAAATACTCATGACTTCTGATCTGGCAAGACGCTATGGAATAAAAGATGTCGATG GGCGAAGTGTAGCTGATTACACTTCGATTAAATACCTCCTGTCCCAGGTCCCGTACCTGTCCTGGCTGTCGGTTGCCGTGCCCTCATTCGTACGCGTGCCACGCTTCGTGATGACCCTGGCATTCAGCCGGTTCTAA
- the LOC113010553 gene encoding zona pellucida sperm-binding protein 3-like, producing MASLWYCVAVLGLVARGSVNADMKLDCKGGFVTLVWTDGRSQMDTSLLRLGSCFPTSLTDREAVFTVDFNDCNFRRLVTGKRLIYANDLTYITPPNSVIPSYIDLIVCEFERPRDWYPLVYEPVFSTYGLEELVFHIGLMNANFSGPAESTRFPLGSIIAIMASVEQQTHQPLLLLIDECVAATTPELQPESSLYPLITNKGCLVDSKKSRSKFEPRQKTSEIRLSLQAFKFAVGGEVFIHCSLVAWDPNGLGNTKKACHYIKDYGWELLDDPSHSSLCDCCESSCKARKTRDLVTGKHGAVQNVVLGPLTITD from the exons ATGGCCTCCCTTTGGTATTGTGTAGCTGTTTTGGGCCTGGTGGCAAGAGGTTCAGTAAATGCAG ACATGAAACTGGATTGTAAAGGTGGTTTTGTGACACTGGTGTGGACAGACGGTAGATCTCAGATGGACACTTCACTGCTCCGTCTGGGCAGCTGCTTTCCCACAAGCCTCACAGACAGGGAAGCTGTTTTCACTGTGGACTTCAATGACTGTAACTTCAGGAGGCTT GTTACTGGCAAACGACTAATCTACGCCAATGACCTGACGTACATTACCCCACCTAATTCTGTCATCCCTTCGTACATTGACTTGATTGTCTGTGAATTTGAGAG GCCCAGAGATTGGTACCCCCTGGTTTATGAGCCAGTGTTTAGTACCTATGGTTTAGAAGAACTAGTATTTCATATTGGACTCATGAATG CTAACTTTTCAGGCCCTGCTGAATCTACAAGATTCCCTCTGGGCTCAATCATCGCCATCATGGCTAGCGTGGAGCAGCAGACCCATCAGCCATTGCTGCTACTCATTGATGAATGTGTCGCTGCCACCACACCTGAGTTGCAGCCTGAAAGTTCTCTATACCCATTAATCACCAACAAGGG ATGTCTTGTCGACAGTAAGAAATCGCGCTCAAAATTTGAACCCAGGCAAAAGACTTCAGAGATCCGGCTATCCCTTCAAGCCTTCAAGTTTGCTGTGGGAGGAGAG GTGTTTATTCATTGCAGCCTTGTGGCTTGGGATCCCAACGGACTTGGCAATACTAAGAAGGCCTGCCACTACATCAAAGATTATGG TTGGGAGTTGCTTGACGACCCTTCACACAGCAGTCTATGTGACTGCTGTGAGTCCAGCTGCAAGGCCAGAAAGACGAGGGATCTAGTGACAG GGAAGCATGGTGCAGTACAAAACGTAGTCCTTGGTCCACTCACTATCACAGATTAG
- the LOC113010960 gene encoding RING finger protein 212B isoform X1 has protein sequence MVWFHCNQCFKRRGSTFAASSCGHIFCEACVKSNPCTVCGASCSYLAINEMKPQEKMFFNDPVKLIQSRLEHMCQIVIFQQMQMERVMAQFKHKSAELERRLKEVTEQSYRQLSDLQRENADLKKQLLEVKKETMEFKKPLSQWRLSPGQFQTEGTQRMSLPVAVTSPVTPRSRTMSHIGSAESQRWNMHRGPSLSLNSPGSAASVSSHSSLHEYRTPTSLSTPTRTQTPGLLQFISGLSVQSPRH, from the exons atggtCTGGTTCCACTGTAACCAGTGCTTCAAAAGAAGAGGATCCACGTTTGCCGCGTCCAGCTGTGGCCACATTTTCTGTGAAGCATGCGTTAAATCAA ATCCGTGCACTGTATGTGGGGCCAGCTGCAGCTATCTGGCTATCAATGAG ATGAAGCCgcaggaaaaaatgtttttcaacgACCCAGTGAAGCTCATCCAATCACGGCTAGAGCACATGTGTCAG ATTGTCATCTTTCAGCAGATGCAGATGGAGAGAGTCATGGCACAATTCAAGCACAAGTCTGCTGAATTGGAAAGACGCCTTAAAGAAGTCACCGAGCAGAGTTACAG GCAACTCTCAGACCTGCAAAGAGAGAATGCTGACTTAAAAAAGCAGCTTTTAGAGGTGAAGAAAGAAACTATGGAATTTAAAAAGCCACTTTCACAATGGAGG CTCTCTCCAGGACAATTTCAAACTGAAGG aactcagaggatgtccctcCCTGTGGCTGTCACCTCCCCAG ttaCGCCTCGTTCAAGAACCATGAG TCATATAGGCTCAGCAGAGTCCCAGAGGTGGAACATGCACAGAGGTCCTAGTCTCTCCCTCAAT AGTCCTGGATCAGCTGCTTCAGTTTCCAGCCATAGTTCTCTTCATGAATACA gaaCACCTACATCATTAAGCACACCTACCAG AACCCAGACTCCTGGTCTTTTACAGTTCATAAGTGGATTATCAGTTCAGTCACCTAGGCACTGA
- the homeza gene encoding homeobox and leucine zipper encoding a, with translation MATYTEHNGRHGLPLDMKEMLEEKVKTECEENLESKCSSKDLRDSPCSAESNTSGVASFTTNHNSVVCLPLVSEGLKLVWTQSDQTRELDTIPELVKAFNLFPYPSSREVSALARVCALPLDKVKVWFMVQRIKYGISWSSEEIEETRRKLAVPELCDDSIETNEEDKMKNNTSYEELIIEDKDSEEEESALSNYPPQTNGPKCESLDSYKPAKSSTPCFSSTLPPPQDSYFYHPPADTPAADVSFDLSDSSPRQHRHGRYKKSKAQLAALRKSFLRENWPAEAELRRLQEETGLSRNDIRKWFSDSRYQLRVGRGSLAAAQNFSQQAAVGSKHDQQSQPLPLITQKSRQLNGAKGHEPARSNGIRNSHFFQTFLSNSLEAFGERVLEAQGHDVVEDLSGEGDTFKDEEQCDERPLQLTKTCKIEPDVPLEPLSISKYSPYSSPSDSPPLSVSPNKPFSNKITTSKKLGQSAKTSPSTSTSPALTPAGRPRKTKEQLDVLKQHFLRCQWPKSEDYTELVKLTGLPRADVIQWFGDTRYAVKNGQLRWVKGVRDQFLAELASQQSSCGLTNGSGTSSRPGGSRKRKSQANGRSADSPDIQPLVNYYLSNGTLHEKDLDSLCKKSRMSYQQVRDWFAAQDVGETEQESIVVT, from the coding sequence ATGGCTACATACACTGAACATAACGGCAGACATGGACTACCTTTGGACATGAAGGAGATGCTAGAAGAAAAAGTAAagacagaatgtgaagaaaACCTTGAATCCAAATGCTCATCCAAGGATTTGCGTGACTCTCCCTGCTCAGCTGAAAGCAACACAAGTGGGGTGGCTAGTTTCACCACCAACCACAACTCTGTTGTGTGCCTGCCTCTAGTGTCAGAGGGACTGAAACTGGTATGGACACAGTCTGATCAGACCCGTGAACTCGACACCATCCCAGAGCTGGTCAAAGCCTTCAACTTATTTCCCTACCCGTCGTCTCGGGAGGTTAGCGCTCTAGCCCGGGTCTGTGCCTTGCCACTGGACAAAGTTAAAGTGTGGTTTATGGTGCAGAGAATTAAATATGGAATTAGCTGGTCCTCGGAAGAAATTGAGGAGACACGGCGAAAGCTGGCAGTGCCGGAGCTTTGTGATGACTCAATTGAAACAAATGAGgaagacaaaatgaaaaacaacacaagttATGAGGAATTGATAATTGAAGACAAGGATAGTGAAGAAGAGGAGAGTGCTCTTTCTAACTACCCACCTCAGACAAACGGCCCAAAGTGTGAGTCACTAGATTCATACAAGCCAGCCAAATCCAGCACACCGTGTTTCAGCTCAACCCTCCCACCGCCTCAGGATTCGTACTTCTACCACCCACCAGCAGACACGCCAGCAGCCGATGTTTCCTTTGACCTTTCAGACTCTTCTCCACGACAGCACCGCCATGGACGCTACAAAAAGTCTAAAGCTCAGCTTGCTGCCCTTCGCAAAAGTTTTCTAAGAGAGAACTGGCCTGCAGAGGCAGAGCTTAGACGCTTGCAGGAAGAAACGGGGCTGAGCCGTAACGACATTCGTAAATGGTTCAGTGACAGTCGTTACCAGCTGCGCGTCGGTCGAGGAAGCCTGGCAGCAGCCCAGAACTTTTCTCAGCAAGCTGCTGTGGGAAGTAAACATGATCAACAGTCTCAGCCTCTTCCACTTATTACTCAAAAGTCTCGTCAGCTGAATGGGGCGAAAGGCCATGAGCCAGCACGTAGCAATGGGATTAGAAATTCACACTTCTTCCAGACCTTTTTGTCAAATAGCCTGGAGGCATTTGGGGAAAGGGTTCTTGAGGCACAAGGGCACGATGTTGTTGAGGATCTTTCAGGGGAAGGAGACACTTTCAAAGATGAGGAACAGTGTGATGAACGACCCTTACAGTTGACAAAGACTTGCAAGATTGAGCCAGATGTTCCCCTGGAACCATTAAGTATATCCAAATACTCTCCTTATTCTTCCCCCTCAGACAGCCCACCATTGTCTGTCTCACCTAACAAaccattttcaaataaaatcacCACATCAAAGAAGCTAGGCCAGTCAGCCAAAACCAGTCCCTCCACATCTACATCCCCTGCCCTCACTCCTGCTGGGCGACCAAGAAAGACCAAGGAGCAGTTGGATGTGTTAAAGCAGCATTTCTTGCGTTGCCAATGGCCTAAGAGTGAAGACTACACTGAACTTGTTAAGCTTACTGGTTTGCCACGGGCAGATGTTATTCAGTGGTTTGGGGACACACGCTATGCTGTCAAAAATGGCCAGCTGCGCTGGGTAAAGGGGGTCCGTGATCAGTTCTTGGCAGAGCTGGCTTCCCAGCAAAGCAGCTGCGGTTTAACAAACGGAAGTGGAACATCCTCTCGGCCCGGGGGTAGCCGTAAACGAAAATCTCAAGCAAATGGAAGGAGTGCAGATTCCCCAGATATCCAGCCGTTGGTTAACTATTACCTTTCAAATGGCACACTACATGAAAAAGACCTTGATTCTCTATGCAAGAAATCGAGAATGAGCTACCAGCAGGTGCGGGATTGGTTTGCAGCTCAGGACGTTGGGGAAACTGAGCAGGAATCTATTGTTGTTACTTAA
- the LOC113010543 gene encoding zona pellucida sperm-binding protein 3-like — protein MGTHLYLDLLVLAVFAMTVANADINVVCANNSVRVTWRVNAELVPYAARLFLGNCMASQWKVLPSGEGEAQFNYTFSECKFTKMVKGKRIFYQNEMSYRPQTKPNPPDFVHPIECVYRRPKDWIPRFVNPGYVVSEGHGRLVFHMALLNEELSSIAKTNIIPLGSPMPIWAAVEQKSHQPLLLLMEECVAAPTAELRPGSQVYPIIGNKGCLLESKKENSMFLPRYHSSSIILYLQSFNFGFREVYIHCKLAVWDPQNFAESKKACHYIKGTNRWELLDDPSRSSLCNCCDLSCKSRSRRGVEWASDGPSHNSVLGPLIIVDQSDLRDSDTMMESATTADPQLK, from the exons ATGGGGACTCATCTCTACCTAGATTTGCTTGTCCTGGCTGTTTTTGCAATGACTGTTGCCAATGCAG acATCAACGTGGTCTGTGCAAACAACTCCGTGAGGGTGACATGGAGGGTGAATGCGGAGCTGGTGCCGTATGCAGCTCGACTGTTTCTTGGAAACTGCATGGCATCTCAGTGGAAGGTTCTGCCCTCTGGAGAGGGGGAAGCACAGTTTAACTATACGTTTTCCGAGTGCAAGTTTACTAAAATG GTAAAGGGAAAACGCATATTCTATCAGAATGAAATGAGCTACAGGCCACAGACAAAGCCAAACCCTCCAGATTTTGTGCATCCCATTGAATGTGTTTACAGAAG accCAAGGATTGGATTCCCCGATTCGTGAACCCTGGATATGTGGTTTCCGAGGGTCACGGCAGGCTGGTCTTCCACATGGCACTTCTCAATG AGGAGCTATCAAGCATAGCAAAGACGAACATCATTCCTCTGGGCTCCCCCATGCCAATATGGGCAGCAGTGGAGCAGAAGTCTCATCAGCCACTGCTGTTGCTCATGGAGGAATGTGTCGCAGCCCCCACAGCTGAGCTGCGGCCCGGCAGCCAGGTTTACCCAATCATTGGAAACAAGGG GTGTCTTttagaaagcaaaaaagaaaattcgATGTTTCTGCCTCGGTACCACTCGTCTTCAATCATCCTCTACCTCCAGTCCTTCAACTTTGGTTTTAGAGAG GTGTACATCCACTGTAAACTGGCTGTGTGGGATCCTCAAAATTTTGCCGAAAGCAAGAAGGCCTGTCATTATATAAAGGGAACTAACAG ATGGGAGCTGCTTGATGACCCATCCCGAAGCTCCCTCTGTAACTGCTGTGACTTGAGCTGCAAGTCTCGGTCCAGGAGGGGTGTTGAATGGG CATCAGACGGTCCGAGTCACAATTCTGTGTTGGGACCCCTAATCATTGTGGACCAATCTGACTTGAGGGACAGTGACACAATGATGGAGTCTGCCACTACAGCTGACCCACAGCTCAAATAA